A genomic window from Pseudomonadales bacterium includes:
- the tusD gene encoding sulfurtransferase complex subunit TusD, protein MIFAIAIHGSPSGGSAVRSAIRFAEAAIQAGHQIRRVFFYHESVHAADALTIAPQGEKDPVQAWISLHENHGVELAVCIAAALRRGVLNEEERVRYGRSASNLLPAFEVVGLGQLIEAMISSDRFLTFAA, encoded by the coding sequence ATGATTTTTGCCATCGCCATTCATGGTTCGCCGTCCGGTGGTTCGGCCGTACGTTCCGCGATCAGATTCGCCGAGGCCGCCATCCAGGCCGGTCATCAGATCCGGAGGGTGTTTTTCTACCATGAATCGGTACACGCAGCGGATGCCCTGACCATAGCGCCTCAGGGTGAAAAGGACCCGGTGCAGGCCTGGATTTCGCTTCACGAAAACCACGGTGTCGAACTCGCTGTGTGCATCGCAGCCGCACTCAGGCGGGGGGTGCTGAATGAAGAAGAACGGGTGCGCTATGGGCGCTCCGCCAGTAACCTGCTCCCAGCATTTGAAGTCGTGGGCCTTGGGCAGCTTATCGAGGCGATGATTTCCTCCGACCGATTCCTGACTTTTGCTGCCTGA
- the tusC gene encoding sulfurtransferase complex subunit TusC has product MADILFLLRQPPYDGARAIEALDAVFVAGVFEQNVSVLFKDDGVWQLVNGQAGDRLGVRTQGKVVAALPEYEVTRIYVCATSLAERHLVAADLVLPVILLDAAGQRALMATQQAVVND; this is encoded by the coding sequence ATGGCGGACATCCTCTTTCTTCTTCGTCAGCCGCCCTACGATGGTGCCCGCGCCATTGAGGCGCTGGACGCGGTGTTTGTGGCCGGGGTGTTTGAACAGAACGTGTCGGTGCTGTTCAAGGATGATGGTGTCTGGCAGCTGGTTAACGGCCAGGCTGGTGATCGTCTGGGTGTGCGGACTCAGGGGAAAGTGGTGGCCGCCCTGCCGGAATACGAGGTAACCCGTATCTATGTCTGTGCCACTTCACTGGCCGAGCGTCATCTGGTAGCGGCGGACCTCGTGCTGCCGGTGATACTGCTGGACGCGGCAGGACAGCGGGCTCTGATGGCCACACAGCAGGCGGTGGTGAACGACTGA
- the tusB gene encoding sulfurtransferase complex subunit TusB — protein MATLHIVNRASALASCLTLAAPQDAVLLIEDGVYAGVATASRQLLALEDDVAARGLLDRMSESVRLVSYAGFVDLVVDHQPIASWR, from the coding sequence ATGGCGACGCTGCATATCGTCAACCGTGCGTCTGCACTGGCCTCCTGCCTGACACTCGCCGCCCCGCAGGATGCCGTTCTCCTCATTGAAGATGGCGTGTACGCGGGTGTGGCGACTGCGTCGCGTCAGCTGCTGGCACTCGAGGACGACGTCGCGGCTCGGGGTCTGCTGGATCGGATGTCCGAATCTGTCCGACTCGTCAGTTATGCGGGCTTCGTGGATCTGGTGGTTGATCATCAGCCGATTGCCAGCTGGCGTTGA
- a CDS encoding TusE/DsrC/DsvC family sulfur relay protein — translation MLNVDAEGYLLDRSDWTESVARELAAREGLSLTAQHWDLIILVRDFYARFEVSPAMRPLVKQIRERLGDDKANSIYLLTLFPGSPAKLLAKIAGLPRPTNCL, via the coding sequence ATGCTGAACGTGGACGCCGAAGGCTACCTGCTGGATCGTTCGGACTGGACAGAATCGGTCGCGCGGGAGCTGGCCGCCAGAGAAGGCCTTTCACTCACCGCCCAGCACTGGGATCTGATCATCCTGGTTCGGGACTTCTACGCGCGTTTCGAAGTCTCCCCGGCCATGCGTCCGCTGGTGAAACAGATCCGCGAACGGCTCGGAGACGACAAGGCCAACAGCATCTATCTGCTCACTCTGTTTCCGGGCAGTCCCGCCAAACTGCTGGCAAAGATCGCCGGTCTGCCAAGACCGACGAACTGCCTCTAG
- the cysG gene encoding siroheme synthase CysG → MDYLPLFVDLRDRPCLVVGGGAVAARKIERLCEVGAAVCVVAPRLASRTQALIAEHGLRHISRFYETSDAAGMALVVSATENRAVNAKVFSDCTAAGIPVNSVDMPALSNVIFPAIVDRAPVIIAVSTGGRSPTLARVVRTWIEARLPPQLGALADFIGARRERIKASLNSVSERQRFWERIINGPVAEQVLLGNPDRAERAFEETLKTANPGFVALIGAGPGDPELLTLKALRLLQSAEVVLYDNLVNRKILDYARRDAELIYVGKKWRAASTRQEDINSLLVTEASNGRAVVRLKGGDPYIFGRGGEEVEALRAAGIDCIVVPGITAASGASSYAGIPLTHRQVSQSIRFVTGHRASNQANLDWPELARPGQTLVIYMGLPALAEIAQNLIHHGRSPDTPAALISKATLPDQEVITGTLASLPALVSESAIGGPTTIIVGEVVAFRNPGDTPGG, encoded by the coding sequence GTGGACTACCTGCCGCTTTTTGTCGACCTTCGGGACAGACCGTGCCTGGTCGTCGGTGGCGGCGCCGTGGCAGCCCGCAAGATTGAGCGCCTGTGCGAGGTTGGCGCGGCGGTGTGCGTGGTGGCACCCAGGCTGGCTTCCCGGACCCAGGCGCTCATCGCCGAACATGGGCTCCGACACATCTCCAGATTCTATGAAACCAGCGATGCGGCGGGCATGGCTCTGGTGGTCAGCGCAACCGAAAACAGGGCAGTAAACGCGAAGGTATTTTCCGACTGCACGGCAGCCGGAATTCCCGTCAACAGTGTGGATATGCCGGCGCTGTCCAACGTGATCTTCCCGGCCATCGTCGACCGGGCACCCGTGATTATCGCGGTATCCACCGGTGGCCGTTCGCCGACCCTGGCAAGAGTCGTCCGCACCTGGATCGAAGCGCGACTGCCGCCGCAACTGGGTGCGCTTGCGGATTTTATCGGTGCCCGTCGAGAGCGGATCAAGGCGTCCCTGAATTCGGTGAGCGAGCGACAGAGATTCTGGGAACGGATCATCAACGGACCAGTTGCCGAACAGGTCCTGCTCGGCAATCCGGACCGGGCAGAGCGGGCATTCGAGGAGACTCTGAAGACGGCGAACCCTGGCTTCGTCGCTCTGATCGGAGCGGGACCTGGAGACCCGGAGCTGCTTACGCTGAAGGCGCTGAGATTGCTGCAGAGCGCCGAAGTCGTGCTTTACGACAATCTGGTCAACCGGAAGATACTCGACTACGCGCGGCGGGATGCGGAACTGATCTATGTCGGCAAGAAATGGCGGGCAGCGAGTACCCGTCAGGAAGACATCAACTCGCTGCTGGTTACCGAAGCCTCAAATGGGCGCGCAGTCGTCCGGCTGAAAGGCGGTGATCCCTATATTTTCGGACGGGGTGGCGAGGAGGTGGAAGCACTGCGGGCTGCAGGAATCGACTGCATCGTGGTGCCCGGAATTACCGCAGCCAGTGGCGCTTCGAGCTATGCAGGCATTCCGCTGACCCATCGCCAGGTCTCCCAGTCCATTCGTTTTGTCACCGGACATCGCGCGTCCAACCAGGCCAACCTCGACTGGCCGGAACTGGCCAGACCCGGCCAGACCCTCGTCATCTACATGGGCCTGCCTGCACTGGCAGAGATTGCTCAGAATCTGATCCACCATGGCCGCTCCCCTGACACCCCGGCGGCGCTGATCTCGAAGGCCACCCTGCCTGATCAGGAAGTAATCACGGGAACCCTCGCATCCCTTCCTGCGCTGGTCAGTGAGAGCGCCATAGGTGGACCGACCACAATCATCGTCGGCGAAGTCGTGGCCTTTCGAAACCCGGGCGATACGCCCGGCGGTTAG
- the serS gene encoding serine--tRNA ligase, with product MLDLRTLRQDPRDIQTRLRVKGFELDVERFEALENQRRQLQSETEQLQNERNTKSKSIGQAKAAGQDIAPLLAEVGDLGTRLEAAKQNFARLQDDYQAFVQGLPNLPDPSVPQGADESDNLEVERWGNPPEFNFQPKDHVDLGAGGALDFEAAVKISGSRFVVMRGEMVRLHRALTQFMIDTHVREHGYEEVYVPYIVNSDSLYGTGQLPKAAADMFRLEGDAGFYLAPTAEVPVTNLYRDEIIDPAELPIRHVCHTPCFRSEAGSYGRDTRGMIRQHQFEKVELVQIVHPERSWEAHEELTEHAKAILRKLELPFRTVVLCGGDLSFASAKTYDLEVWLPGQNQYREISSCSNFLDFQARRMQARYRDPGSGKPELVHTLNGSGLAVGRTLVAVLENYQDGDGRVHVPDALRPYMGDVQTLELR from the coding sequence ATGCTGGATCTCAGAACCCTGCGGCAGGATCCGCGCGACATACAGACAAGACTCCGGGTCAAGGGGTTCGAGCTGGATGTCGAGCGATTCGAAGCACTCGAAAATCAGCGCAGGCAACTGCAGAGCGAAACCGAACAGCTCCAGAACGAGCGCAATACCAAATCAAAAAGCATCGGTCAGGCAAAGGCCGCCGGCCAGGACATTGCACCGCTGCTCGCGGAAGTCGGCGATCTCGGGACACGGCTCGAAGCCGCCAAACAGAATTTCGCCCGCCTGCAGGACGACTACCAGGCTTTCGTGCAGGGTCTGCCGAATCTGCCGGATCCGTCGGTTCCGCAGGGCGCTGATGAGTCCGACAACCTGGAAGTAGAGCGCTGGGGCAATCCCCCCGAATTCAATTTTCAACCGAAAGACCACGTCGATCTCGGCGCCGGCGGCGCCCTCGACTTCGAAGCAGCGGTGAAAATCAGCGGCAGCCGCTTTGTCGTGATGCGGGGTGAAATGGTGCGCCTGCATCGTGCACTTACCCAGTTCATGATCGACACCCATGTGCGGGAACACGGCTACGAAGAAGTTTATGTGCCCTATATCGTCAACAGCGACTCGCTGTACGGAACCGGTCAGCTGCCCAAGGCCGCGGCAGACATGTTCCGCCTGGAAGGGGACGCCGGTTTCTATCTCGCACCCACCGCTGAGGTCCCCGTTACCAACCTCTATCGCGACGAGATCATCGATCCTGCCGAGCTGCCGATCCGTCACGTCTGCCACACACCCTGCTTCCGCAGCGAAGCAGGCAGCTACGGCCGTGATACCCGGGGCATGATCCGTCAGCATCAGTTTGAAAAGGTGGAACTGGTGCAGATCGTGCACCCGGAGCGTTCCTGGGAGGCCCACGAGGAACTCACCGAGCACGCCAAAGCCATTCTGCGCAAACTCGAACTGCCTTTCCGCACAGTGGTGCTGTGCGGCGGTGACCTGAGCTTCGCATCGGCGAAGACCTACGATCTCGAGGTCTGGCTGCCGGGACAGAATCAGTACCGGGAAATTTCCTCCTGCAGCAATTTCCTGGATTTCCAGGCCCGCCGCATGCAGGCCCGCTATCGGGATCCCGGCTCGGGCAAGCCCGAGCTCGTGCACACGCTGAACGGCTCCGGTCTCGCTGTGGGTCGAACACTGGTAGCAGTGCTCGAGAATTACCAGGACGGCGACGGACGCGTGCATGTACCCGATGCGCTGCGCCCCTACATGGGTGACGTGCAGACCCTCGAGCTGCGCTGA
- the crcB gene encoding fluoride efflux transporter CrcB, with protein MTNALFWVGLGGAAGACARFLLSTWLFVPAQFPWPTLVINIAGSLGIGVLWGLAAEQLWFENWGRYLLVVGLLGGFTTFSAFSLEVVGLIEGGRISQALLYVLASTVVCVAAAWLGQRLAGY; from the coding sequence ATGACGAACGCCCTGTTCTGGGTCGGTCTCGGCGGTGCTGCGGGTGCCTGCGCCCGTTTTCTGCTGAGCACCTGGCTTTTCGTGCCCGCTCAGTTCCCCTGGCCCACCTTAGTGATTAACATCGCCGGCTCACTGGGTATCGGTGTGCTCTGGGGACTTGCCGCAGAGCAGCTCTGGTTCGAAAACTGGGGTCGCTACCTGCTGGTGGTGGGTCTGCTGGGTGGTTTCACCACCTTTTCAGCCTTCTCCCTGGAGGTCGTCGGACTCATCGAAGGCGGACGCATCAGCCAGGCCCTGTTGTACGTGCTCGCAAGCACAGTCGTCTGCGTTGCGGCGGCCTGGCTCGGGCAGCGCCTCGCCGGATACTGA
- a CDS encoding replication-associated recombination protein A: MSSADELPFPADAVSTATEDGAPLADRLRPRSLDDFVGQQHLLGADRPLSRLAQAGTLHSMLLWGPPGTGKTTLARLLAESSGARWLSLSAVLSGVKEVRAAVADAEVARQRGQRTVLFVDEVHRFNKAQQDAFLPHVEKGTITFIGATTENPSFEVNAALLSRARVYVLRALSSEDLARVVDRACTTELGQTIDPLARTLLCDLADGDARRCLNLLEVAAQLADGPISEHWVQEAAGTRYRRFDKGGDAFYDQISALHKSVRGSAPDAALYWLCRMLDGGCDPLYVARRVVRMASEDIGNADPRGLQIALTAWDTYERLGSPEGELALAQAVLYLASVPKSNAVYTAFNSAQAYVQEHGSHPVPMHLRNAPTRLMKQLGHGAGYRYAHDEPDAYAPGEDYWPDEVPAQHFYQPTDQGLEARIRERLTRLGQLDAAQSPAHRRKPGQTGEKG; this comes from the coding sequence ATGTCATCGGCGGATGAACTGCCGTTCCCGGCCGATGCTGTGTCCACGGCAACAGAGGACGGGGCACCCCTGGCCGACCGGCTGCGACCGCGCAGCCTGGACGATTTCGTCGGTCAGCAGCACCTGCTGGGTGCGGACCGTCCCCTGTCAAGACTGGCTCAGGCCGGCACACTCCATTCCATGCTCCTGTGGGGTCCACCCGGCACCGGTAAGACCACACTCGCCCGGCTGCTGGCTGAAAGTTCCGGGGCGCGCTGGCTGAGCCTTTCAGCGGTGCTCAGTGGTGTGAAGGAGGTGCGTGCCGCCGTTGCGGACGCTGAAGTGGCCCGCCAGCGCGGGCAGCGCACAGTGCTGTTTGTCGACGAAGTCCATCGCTTCAACAAGGCCCAGCAGGATGCGTTTCTACCCCATGTGGAGAAGGGCACCATCACCTTCATCGGCGCCACCACGGAAAATCCTTCCTTCGAGGTCAATGCCGCCCTGCTGTCCCGGGCGCGGGTGTATGTTCTGCGCGCGCTGTCCAGTGAAGATCTCGCCCGGGTAGTGGACCGGGCCTGCACAACCGAACTCGGGCAGACGATCGATCCGCTCGCCCGCACCCTGCTGTGTGATCTGGCCGATGGGGACGCCCGGCGCTGCCTGAACCTTCTTGAAGTCGCCGCCCAGCTCGCCGATGGCCCGATCTCGGAACACTGGGTGCAGGAGGCGGCGGGCACCCGCTATCGCCGCTTTGACAAGGGCGGAGACGCTTTCTACGACCAGATCTCCGCTCTGCACAAATCCGTGCGGGGCAGTGCGCCGGACGCGGCTCTGTACTGGCTGTGTCGGATGCTCGACGGGGGCTGCGATCCCCTCTACGTCGCCCGACGCGTGGTTCGCATGGCGAGCGAAGACATCGGCAATGCGGATCCGCGCGGCCTGCAGATCGCGCTGACCGCCTGGGACACCTATGAACGACTGGGATCACCCGAAGGGGAACTGGCACTCGCCCAGGCGGTGCTCTACCTTGCCAGCGTGCCGAAGAGCAATGCGGTCTATACCGCTTTCAACAGCGCGCAAGCCTATGTTCAGGAACACGGCTCCCACCCGGTACCCATGCATCTGCGCAATGCGCCGACCCGGCTCATGAAGCAGCTCGGACACGGGGCCGGCTATCGCTACGCACACGACGAACCCGACGCCTATGCCCCGGGCGAGGACTACTGGCCGGATGAAGTCCCGGCACAGCACTTTTACCAGCCGACGGATCAGGGACTCGAGGCCCGCATCCGGGAGCGGCTCACCCGCCTGGGACAGCTGGATGCAGCCCAGTCACCCGCGCACAGACGCAAGCCCGGGCAGACCGGGGAAAAAGGATGA
- a CDS encoding outer-membrane lipoprotein carrier protein LolA, whose translation MPVRNYLRRLGGFCRSLGDPAVRSASLVLMLGIASLQAAPADPLLDADPVSADRQQLAQRLQVLDRYSATFTQAIAGNQGQILEQSTGYVRLLRPLFKWVVDDPYPQTILTEGDVLKVYDPDLEQLTVRPLAEALKDTPVSVLTRSEVVLGEDFLVFRMPVEEGELYVVAPRGEDSLYAEIRLTFSATSLTGLGILDHFGQYTEIRFVPDDNPQLSSADFHLDIPPDTDVIGG comes from the coding sequence ATGCCTGTGCGGAATTACCTGCGCAGGCTCGGTGGGTTCTGCCGCAGCCTGGGCGATCCGGCAGTCCGGTCTGCCAGCCTGGTGCTGATGCTCGGTATCGCATCTCTACAGGCGGCCCCGGCGGATCCGCTGCTCGATGCAGACCCGGTCAGCGCAGATCGGCAACAGCTCGCGCAACGCCTGCAGGTGCTCGACCGCTACTCGGCCACCTTCACCCAGGCCATCGCCGGAAATCAGGGTCAGATCCTCGAACAGTCCACAGGCTATGTGCGACTGCTGCGTCCCCTTTTCAAATGGGTGGTCGATGATCCCTATCCACAGACCATCCTCACCGAAGGCGATGTCCTCAAGGTCTACGATCCGGATCTCGAACAGCTCACCGTGCGCCCGCTTGCCGAAGCCCTGAAGGACACGCCGGTTTCCGTCCTCACCCGCAGCGAAGTGGTACTCGGTGAAGATTTCCTGGTGTTTCGGATGCCGGTGGAGGAGGGTGAACTGTATGTCGTCGCCCCGCGCGGTGAAGACAGTCTCTACGCTGAGATCCGCCTGACCTTTTCGGCCACCTCACTCACCGGCCTCGGCATCCTCGACCACTTCGGTCAGTACACCGAAATCCGCTTTGTGCCGGATGACAATCCCCAGCTCAGCTCAGCAGACTTTCACCTCGATATACCGCCGGATACCGATGTCATCGGCGGATGA
- a CDS encoding DNA translocase FtsK 4TM domain-containing protein yields MSTRASLPVREIGLLGLAAVALYVLLAIVSYSPSDPSFTFSGNGGEVSNLVGRSGAWFADLMLYLFGIMAYALPIALVTAGIRLVQGPLESLSWLLAAVRALGWLALFLCGCVLAQLHFTFDMTLPAGIGGVIGQWLVVAGEPVFGWVGLTLLCVTGALVGVQAAAGFSWLDVAESTGRLLHVTASTTVGFTLRQIDRWRDRRLQQRNRQDKVDARLEARSRDAVKRAVRQLPKIETVEKPAPKARQQKLFNLKSTGELPDLELLDDPTDDTELGFSEQSLEAMSRLLELKLADFGIEAQVVSVLPGPVITRFEIQPAAGVKVQRISALVKDLARSLAVISVRIVEVIPGKPVVGIEIPNEHREMVRLKEIISDPVFQDSKSPLTLALGKDIMGEPVIADVARMPHLLVAGTTGSGKSVGVNAMLLSVLCKATPAEVRLILVDPKMLELSVYEGIPHLLAPVVTDMKEAAHALNWCVAEMERRYRLMAALGVRNLAGYNRQVADAEKSGGLPDPLWQDELEGEAPKLEQLPVILVVIDEFADMMMIVGKKVEQLIARIAQKARAAGIHLILATQRPSVDVITGLIKANIPTRISFQVSSKIDSRTILDQGGAEQLLGHGDMLYLPPGSGMPTRVHGAFVDDDEVNRIVEDWKQRGDPDYRPDILTGGDDEPFVTIEPADGSEENDPLYDEAVEFVISSQRASISSVQRKLRIGYNRAARLIETMESAGIVSEMGTNGGRDVLVPNRE; encoded by the coding sequence GTGAGCACCAGAGCCTCCCTGCCTGTACGCGAGATTGGCCTGCTGGGCCTCGCCGCAGTGGCACTGTATGTGCTGCTGGCGATTGTCTCCTATTCGCCTTCGGATCCGTCCTTCACCTTCAGCGGCAACGGCGGCGAAGTGAGCAATCTGGTCGGTCGCAGCGGCGCCTGGTTCGCCGACCTGATGCTCTATCTGTTCGGGATCATGGCCTATGCGCTGCCGATTGCACTGGTCACCGCAGGCATCCGGCTGGTCCAGGGCCCTCTCGAGTCACTGTCCTGGCTGCTGGCCGCCGTGCGCGCGCTGGGCTGGCTGGCACTGTTTCTGTGTGGCTGTGTGCTCGCGCAGCTGCATTTCACCTTTGACATGACACTGCCGGCCGGAATCGGCGGTGTCATCGGCCAGTGGCTCGTTGTCGCCGGTGAACCGGTTTTCGGCTGGGTCGGACTGACCCTGCTCTGTGTCACCGGCGCGCTTGTCGGGGTACAGGCGGCCGCAGGGTTCTCCTGGCTCGATGTCGCGGAATCCACCGGCCGGCTGCTGCATGTGACGGCCAGCACCACGGTGGGTTTCACCCTGCGCCAGATCGACCGCTGGCGGGATCGCCGACTGCAGCAGCGCAATCGCCAGGACAAGGTCGATGCACGACTGGAAGCGCGCAGCAGAGACGCGGTGAAACGCGCGGTTCGTCAGCTGCCGAAAATTGAAACGGTCGAAAAGCCCGCGCCGAAAGCCAGGCAACAGAAACTGTTCAACCTCAAATCCACCGGGGAGCTGCCCGATCTGGAGCTGCTCGACGATCCCACGGACGACACGGAGCTCGGCTTTTCCGAACAATCCCTCGAGGCGATGTCCCGCCTGCTCGAGCTGAAACTGGCGGATTTCGGCATCGAAGCCCAGGTGGTGTCGGTGCTCCCCGGTCCGGTAATCACACGCTTCGAGATCCAGCCCGCCGCGGGTGTGAAAGTTCAGCGCATCAGCGCACTGGTGAAGGATCTGGCGCGCTCCCTCGCGGTGATCAGCGTGCGGATCGTGGAAGTGATCCCGGGAAAACCGGTGGTAGGAATCGAAATCCCCAATGAGCACCGGGAGATGGTGCGTCTGAAGGAAATCATCAGCGATCCGGTATTCCAGGACTCGAAATCGCCTCTGACACTCGCGCTGGGCAAGGACATCATGGGAGAACCGGTAATTGCCGACGTCGCCCGCATGCCCCACCTGCTGGTCGCCGGCACGACCGGTTCAGGTAAATCCGTGGGGGTGAACGCCATGCTGCTCAGCGTGCTCTGCAAGGCGACGCCCGCGGAGGTGCGCCTGATTCTGGTGGATCCGAAAATGCTCGAACTCTCGGTCTACGAGGGCATCCCCCACCTGCTGGCACCCGTGGTCACTGACATGAAGGAGGCGGCACACGCGCTGAACTGGTGCGTGGCGGAGATGGAACGCCGCTACCGGCTGATGGCGGCACTGGGCGTACGCAACCTTGCCGGCTACAACCGCCAGGTCGCCGATGCGGAAAAATCCGGCGGTCTGCCGGACCCACTGTGGCAGGACGAACTCGAAGGCGAGGCACCAAAACTCGAGCAGCTGCCGGTGATCCTGGTGGTGATCGACGAATTTGCCGACATGATGATGATCGTCGGCAAAAAGGTGGAACAGCTCATCGCCCGCATCGCGCAGAAGGCGCGCGCGGCCGGCATTCATCTCATCCTTGCCACCCAGCGGCCGTCGGTGGACGTCATCACCGGACTGATCAAGGCGAACATTCCCACTCGCATCAGTTTCCAGGTCTCTTCAAAGATCGATTCCCGGACCATTCTCGATCAGGGCGGCGCCGAACAGCTGCTGGGGCATGGCGACATGCTCTATCTGCCCCCGGGCAGCGGAATGCCGACCCGGGTCCACGGTGCCTTCGTGGATGACGACGAAGTGAACCGCATCGTTGAAGACTGGAAACAGCGCGGAGACCCGGACTATCGACCGGACATACTCACTGGCGGTGACGATGAACCCTTTGTGACCATTGAGCCCGCAGACGGATCCGAAGAAAACGATCCACTCTACGATGAGGCAGTCGAATTCGTGATCAGCTCCCAGCGTGCCTCGATCTCCTCGGTGCAGCGCAAACTGCGTATCGGCTACAACCGGGCAGCCCGCCTGATCGAGACCATGGAGTCTGCGGGTATCGTCAGTGAGATGGGCACCAATGGCGGCCGCGACGTGCTGGTACCGAATCGTGAATAG
- the aat gene encoding leucyl/phenylalanyl-tRNA--protein transferase, whose product MAALNLKHRRGPSFPPVDQALEEPNGLLAAGGRLSPDWLLAAYSAGVFPWFNDDAEPILWWSPDPRGVLRPAGLRISRSLVKRLRNAGFRVSFDRAFSEVIRGCAAARTTRSGGAGGTWITARMMAAYEALHEEGFVHSVEVWRNADSTSPVLVGGLYGVSLGRLFFGESMFSRERDASKIALCYLARQLHDWEFPLIDCQLSNPHLLTLGLEEMDRRTFMRFVEDNPLQETRRGKWTLELDRADDWTRSGSDPVLRPPDPAQA is encoded by the coding sequence ATGGCTGCGCTGAACCTCAAACACCGCCGTGGTCCCAGCTTTCCGCCGGTGGATCAGGCCCTCGAGGAGCCCAATGGCCTGCTGGCGGCCGGAGGTCGGCTGAGCCCGGACTGGCTGCTGGCGGCCTACTCCGCGGGCGTTTTTCCCTGGTTTAACGACGATGCCGAGCCGATTCTCTGGTGGTCGCCGGATCCACGCGGCGTCCTGCGACCGGCGGGCCTCCGGATCAGCCGCAGTCTGGTCAAACGCCTGCGTAATGCCGGCTTCAGAGTCTCATTCGATCGCGCGTTTTCTGAGGTCATCCGGGGCTGTGCGGCGGCCAGGACTACTCGCAGCGGTGGTGCCGGCGGTACCTGGATTACGGCGCGGATGATGGCCGCCTACGAGGCCCTGCATGAGGAGGGGTTCGTTCACTCGGTGGAGGTCTGGCGAAATGCTGATTCGACGAGCCCTGTGCTGGTCGGCGGACTCTATGGTGTTTCTCTGGGTCGGCTGTTTTTTGGGGAGTCCATGTTCAGCCGGGAGCGGGATGCCTCCAAAATCGCGCTCTGTTACCTGGCCCGGCAGCTTCATGACTGGGAGTTTCCCCTCATAGACTGCCAGCTCAGTAACCCCCACTTGCTCACTCTGGGGCTGGAGGAGATGGATCGGCGCACTTTCATGCGCTTTGTCGAGGACAATCCGCTGCAGGAGACGCGCCGGGGCAAGTGGACGCTCGAACTGGATCGTGCCGATGACTGGACCCGGTCCGGGTCCGACCCGGTACTCCGGCCGCCGGACCCGGCTCAGGCCTGA
- a CDS encoding arginyltransferase: MKDQTGSHQFFLTPGHPCSYLPGREARTLFLDPRDTVSAEIYQGLAERGFRRSGGHLYRPHCEHCRACVPARIPVDGFMLRRRHRRVMRVNADLEVRIEAGAYNPIHYELYARYISARHADGDMYPPSQDQFRSFLLSQWSNTRFLCSYLEERLVAVAVMDEQPAGFAAVYTFFDPLLSDRSLGVFSILSQIDHCRRMGVPHLYLGYWIRDAQKMRYKVDYRPVELLVQGRWVRLS; encoded by the coding sequence GTGAAGGATCAGACAGGCAGTCATCAGTTTTTCCTGACGCCCGGCCACCCCTGCAGTTATCTGCCGGGCCGGGAAGCCAGAACCCTGTTCCTCGATCCGCGGGACACGGTGTCGGCTGAGATTTACCAGGGCCTGGCGGAGCGCGGATTCAGGCGCAGCGGCGGTCACCTGTATCGCCCGCACTGTGAGCATTGCCGGGCTTGTGTTCCGGCGCGGATCCCGGTGGATGGCTTCATGCTCCGGCGCCGACACCGCCGCGTCATGCGGGTCAATGCGGATCTCGAAGTGAGGATCGAGGCCGGGGCATACAATCCGATCCACTACGAACTCTATGCCCGGTACATCAGCGCACGGCACGCGGATGGCGACATGTACCCGCCGTCACAGGACCAGTTCCGATCCTTCCTTCTGAGTCAGTGGTCCAATACCCGTTTTCTGTGCAGCTACCTGGAGGAGCGGCTGGTTGCGGTCGCCGTCATGGACGAACAACCCGCCGGTTTCGCCGCGGTATATACCTTCTTTGATCCGCTGCTCAGTGACCGCAGTCTGGGTGTCTTTTCCATTCTCAGCCAGATCGACCACTGCCGGAGAATGGGGGTGCCGCATCTGTATCTGGGCTACTGGATCCGCGATGCACAGAAGATGCGCTACAAAGTCGATTACCGGCCGGTGGAACTGCTCGTGCAGGGGCGCTGGGTCCGGCTGAGCTGA
- the infA gene encoding translation initiation factor IF-1: MAKEEQIEMDGTVIDTLPNTMFRVELDNGHVVTAHISGKMRKNYIRILTGDKVKVELTPYDLTKGRITFRK, from the coding sequence ATGGCGAAAGAAGAGCAGATCGAGATGGACGGCACGGTGATCGACACCCTGCCCAACACCATGTTCCGGGTGGAACTCGATAACGGCCATGTCGTCACCGCGCACATCTCCGGCAAGATGCGGAAGAACTACATCCGCATTCTCACCGGTGACAAGGTGAAGGTTGAGCTCACACCCTACGACCTCACCAAAGGCCGCATCACTTTCCGCAAGTGA